The following are encoded together in the Lathyrus oleraceus cultivar Zhongwan6 chromosome 3, CAAS_Psat_ZW6_1.0, whole genome shotgun sequence genome:
- the LOC127129013 gene encoding uncharacterized protein LOC127129013 has protein sequence MAKEKRKSKGKERERDGDLKRKRTQELERDDYSLTAKEKKKSKGKELERDGDLKRKRIQEQERDDRAEKEKDSSAPRFRRRMDFGECSKKNKKKKKNKKKKESSDEDELDSWLRERDDSCGWNGQRIVFREEIKSDPKYDTLDDVINVEDNIARLKKFTGRAGEVPQIRHRLNSANNELKVVRRNYHLKMPKGKGRGSDKAKKKFQ, from the exons ATGGCTAAGGAAAAGAGAAAGAGTAAGGGGAAGGAACGTGAAAGAGATGGTGATTTGAAGCGAAAACGAACCCAAGAACTAGAACGTGATGATTATTCACTAACGGCtaaggaaaagaaaaaaagtaaGGGGAAGGAACTTGAAAGAGATGGTGATTTGAAGAGAAAAAGAATCCAAGAGCAAGAACGTGACGATCGTGCTGAAAAAGAGAAAGATTCGAGTGCACCAAGGTTTAGAAGAAGAATGGACTTCGGAGAATGCAG CAAGAaaaacaagaagaagaagaaaaacaagaaaaagaaGGAAAGTAGCGATGAAGATGAACTTGATTCTTGGTTGCGTGAAAGAGATGATTCTTGTGGTTGGAACGGTCAACGAATAGTTTTTAGAGAAGAAATAAAAAG CGATCCAAAATATGACACGCTAGATGATGTAATAAATGTTGAAGATAATATTGCTCGTTTGAAGAAATTTACTGGGCGTGCCGGGGAAGTACCTCAAATTAG GCACCGCCTAAATTCTGCAAACAACGAGTTAAAAGTTGTAAGGAGGAATTACCATTTGAAAATGCCCAAAGGCAAAGGGAGAGGAAGCGATAAAGCGAAGAAAAAGTTTCAATGA